GCGTACGGCGACGTGTTCATCTCCGATGGATTCGGTGTGGTGCACCGCGCGCAGGCGAGCGTCACCGATCTCGCAGAGCTGCTGCCGAGTGCCGCGGGACGTCTCGTCGCCGCCGAGCTCGACGTGCTGCGCCGACTCACCGAGGATCCCGCCCGTCCCTACACGGTGGTGCTCGGCGGCTCCAAGGTCTCCGACAAGCTCGGCGTGATCGCGCACCTGCTCGACCGCGTCGACACGCTGCTCATCGGCGGCGGCATGCTGTTCACCTTCCTCGCCGCGCAGGGGCACCGGGTCGCCGGCAGCCTCCTCGAGGAGGATCAGCTGGACACCGTCCGCGGCTACCTGGCGCAGGCCGAGGCGCGGGGCGTCCGCATCGTCCTTCCCACCGACATCGTGGTGGCGGAGTCGTTCTCCGCCGACGCGGCGCACGAGATCGTGCCCGCCGACGCGATCGAATCGAGCCGCTTCGGCGCCTCCGGGATCGGTCTCGACATCGGCCCGGAGACGGCCGCTGCCTTCGCCGCCATCATCGCGGAGTCGGCCACCGTCTTCTGGAACGGCCCCATGGGCGTGTTCGAGATGGAGGCGTTCGCCTCCGGCACGCGCACGGTCGCGCGGGCGCTCACCGAGACCGACGGCTTCACCGTCGTGGGCGGGGGAGACTCCGCCGCCGCCGTCCGCGCGCTCGGTTTTTCCGATGACCAGTTCGGTCACATCTCCACGGGTGGCGGCGCCAGCCTGGAGTTTCTCGAGGGCGCGCAGCTGCCCGGTCTGGAGGTCCTGTCATGAACGACCAGCTCCCCGAGCTCCGCGAGCCGCTCCCGCAGGGCGACCGCA
Above is a genomic segment from Leucobacter rhizosphaerae containing:
- a CDS encoding phosphoglycerate kinase; its protein translation is MRTIESLGSLASRTVIVRCDLNVPLSDGRITDDGRIRASLATISELREAGAKIVLISHLGRPKGVPEAASSLRPVAERLSELLGAPVAFVAETVGPDAQSAVAALTDGDVVLLENLRFNPGETSKDPDERRAFAAQLAAYGDVFISDGFGVVHRAQASVTDLAELLPSAAGRLVAAELDVLRRLTEDPARPYTVVLGGSKVSDKLGVIAHLLDRVDTLLIGGGMLFTFLAAQGHRVAGSLLEEDQLDTVRGYLAQAEARGVRIVLPTDIVVAESFSADAAHEIVPADAIESSRFGASGIGLDIGPETAAAFAAIIAESATVFWNGPMGVFEMEAFASGTRTVARALTETDGFTVVGGGDSAAAVRALGFSDDQFGHISTGGGASLEFLEGAQLPGLEVLS